The following proteins come from a genomic window of Synechococcus sp. BIOS-E4-1:
- a CDS encoding DnaJ C-terminal domain-containing protein, whose amino-acid sequence MTTSAEPDYWSLLGLEPGAAPDVLKRAFRREARRWHPDLNGNDRHAEERFKLVNEAYAVLSNPDRRKEWQSRQRGGVASTDPFSTGFPDFEDYLAVVLGLEREPVRREQGSREQHGREPSSNHSEESDSTFAAHWPEASPQPPPPVRSEDDLETVVDLTPDQALHGTTVELELGDGTLVEVGTPPRAGDGWRLRLEGVALGGRDHFLHLRVITDDGLRIDGLRVHYRLELLPPDAALGCAVDVPTLSGPVTLQVPPGSSSGRLLRLRGRGLRLADDCGDQLVEIVIVIPAALDDDERALYQRLQELSLERANDF is encoded by the coding sequence ATGACAACTTCCGCTGAACCGGACTACTGGTCGTTGCTTGGTCTGGAGCCTGGTGCAGCTCCTGACGTGCTCAAGCGGGCATTTCGGCGTGAAGCCAGACGCTGGCATCCCGATCTGAACGGCAATGATCGTCACGCCGAAGAACGCTTCAAGCTGGTCAATGAGGCCTACGCGGTTCTCAGCAACCCTGACCGGCGCAAGGAATGGCAGTCGCGTCAACGTGGAGGCGTTGCAAGCACGGACCCGTTCAGCACTGGATTTCCCGATTTTGAGGACTACCTCGCCGTTGTTCTTGGCCTCGAGCGTGAGCCTGTGCGCAGAGAGCAGGGCTCAAGGGAGCAACACGGCCGAGAGCCGTCGTCCAATCACAGCGAAGAATCTGATTCGACCTTTGCAGCTCACTGGCCGGAGGCCTCACCACAGCCACCTCCACCGGTCCGCAGTGAGGATGATCTGGAAACGGTTGTTGATCTCACACCGGATCAGGCCCTGCACGGCACCACCGTGGAGCTCGAGCTGGGGGACGGCACTCTGGTGGAAGTTGGTACCCCGCCTCGGGCGGGAGACGGTTGGCGGTTACGTCTTGAGGGCGTAGCCCTGGGAGGACGCGATCATTTCCTGCACCTGCGGGTGATCACAGATGACGGGCTGCGAATTGATGGCCTGCGGGTGCATTACCGACTTGAGTTGCTGCCACCGGATGCCGCGCTTGGATGCGCGGTGGATGTGCCAACTCTGTCCGGCCCGGTGACACTTCAGGTTCCTCCCGGTTCATCCAGCGGACGATTGTTGAGATTGCGAGGTCGGGGTCTTCGGCTCGCAGACGATTGCGGGGATCAGCTTGTGGAGATTGTGATCGTGATCCCAGCGGCGCTGGATGATGATGAACGGGCGCTTTATCAACGCCTGCAGGAACTCAGTCTTGAGCGAGCCAACGATTTCTAA
- a CDS encoding DUF1257 domain-containing protein: protein MSHLSILPTLVTDLDLLEIALTSEGFNVLRRGVVSSFDSHQSVDLAAVHPSGLQLGWRQSDNAPHFDLVADLAAPEGSGMTESVLRRVLRRYAMTQAMRQAEIFEAETVTAGI, encoded by the coding sequence ATGTCCCATCTGTCCATCCTGCCCACATTGGTGACCGATCTCGATCTGCTTGAGATCGCTCTCACCAGCGAAGGATTCAATGTCCTTCGCAGAGGTGTCGTGAGTTCCTTCGACAGTCATCAGTCAGTGGATCTCGCCGCGGTGCATCCATCCGGTCTGCAGCTGGGCTGGAGACAAAGTGACAATGCCCCCCATTTCGATCTAGTGGCGGACCTCGCCGCACCTGAGGGTTCGGGAATGACCGAATCCGTTCTGCGACGTGTTCTGCGTCGCTACGCCATGACCCAAGCCATGCGGCAGGCGGAGATTTTTGAAGCCGAGACGGTTACCGCCGGCATCTGA
- the mtnP gene encoding S-methyl-5'-thioadenosine phosphorylase, translated as MSQTASGPELDSARVGVIGGSGLYSINNLESVEEVHTDTPYGKPSDALRVGSLHGVEVVFLARHGRQHHLLPSEVPYQANIWAMRSLGVRWLISVSAVGSLREHLRPRDMVVPHQFIDRTRQRPQTFFGDGCVAHVSLADPFCPILSEWLATSASTAMPVGHHLHRGGTYLCMEGPAFSTRSESELYRSWGCDVIGMTNHTEARLAREAEIAYASLSMVTDFDCWHDDHDAVTVDMVVDNLKANATATGPILERLMDSFSKQRPESAAHRALEHALMTAPDAVPAATRQRLDLFTSPYWGSVEP; from the coding sequence ATGAGTCAAACAGCCTCAGGTCCAGAGCTGGATTCCGCCCGGGTGGGTGTGATCGGTGGCAGCGGTCTGTATTCCATCAACAACCTGGAATCTGTCGAGGAGGTGCATACCGACACTCCCTACGGCAAGCCATCGGATGCGTTGAGGGTCGGATCACTCCATGGTGTTGAGGTGGTTTTTTTGGCTCGCCATGGACGGCAGCACCATCTGCTTCCCAGCGAAGTGCCCTATCAAGCCAACATCTGGGCCATGCGAAGCCTTGGCGTGCGCTGGCTGATTTCAGTGTCCGCCGTGGGTTCGCTGAGAGAGCACCTGAGGCCACGCGACATGGTGGTGCCTCATCAGTTCATCGACCGGACCAGGCAACGCCCCCAGACATTCTTCGGCGACGGATGCGTCGCACACGTCAGCCTGGCTGATCCGTTCTGTCCCATTCTCAGTGAGTGGCTGGCGACGTCGGCATCCACCGCCATGCCCGTGGGCCACCATCTGCATCGCGGTGGAACGTATCTCTGCATGGAAGGTCCGGCTTTCTCAACCCGTTCTGAAAGCGAGCTCTACCGAAGCTGGGGTTGCGATGTGATTGGCATGACCAACCACACGGAAGCGCGACTGGCGAGAGAGGCCGAGATCGCCTATGCCTCACTCAGCATGGTGACTGACTTCGACTGCTGGCACGATGACCATGACGCCGTCACCGTGGACATGGTGGTGGACAACCTCAAAGCCAATGCAACGGCAACAGGGCCAATCCTGGAACGTTTGATGGACAGCTTCAGCAAACAACGGCCCGAATCCGCAGCGCACCGAGCCCTTGAACATGCTCTGATGACGGCTCCGGATGCCGTGCCTGCAGCGACGCGTCAGCGCCTCGACCTATTCACCAGTCCCTACTGGGGAAGTGTTGAGCCCTGA
- the argC gene encoding N-acetyl-gamma-glutamyl-phosphate reductase, which yields MGIQRVAVVGASGYGGLQTLRLLSAHAAFDITYLGGERSAGRCWSEICPFLPLADDLTVDSPDPDRIAAAADFAVLSLPNGLASELVPPLLEKGVRVVDLSADYRYRSLEQWAAVYVHEARTHQRKDADLCKEAVYGLPEWHGAEIAEARLVAAPGCFPTTSLLPLLPFLKQGLIDTEGLIIDAKTGTSGGGRAAKEHLLLAEASESISPYGVVGHRHTSEIEQLASSVAGCPIQIQFTPHLVPMVRGLLSTVYARLRDPGLTAEDCTTVLKAVYRHHPCVRVLPVGTYPATKWAKHTNQALLSVQVDGRTGRLVLMSAVDNLMKGQAGQGVQCLNLMAGLTVSDGLPLAPFYP from the coding sequence ATGGGGATTCAACGGGTTGCTGTGGTGGGTGCCTCCGGGTACGGAGGTCTGCAGACCCTTCGCCTCCTGAGCGCCCATGCAGCCTTTGATATCACCTACCTGGGAGGCGAGCGATCAGCAGGTCGCTGCTGGAGCGAGATCTGTCCGTTCCTGCCGCTTGCTGACGACCTCACCGTGGACAGCCCTGATCCGGATCGCATTGCTGCTGCCGCTGATTTTGCGGTGCTGAGTCTTCCCAACGGTCTTGCGAGCGAGCTGGTGCCACCTCTGCTTGAGAAGGGCGTCAGGGTGGTGGATCTCTCCGCTGATTACCGCTATCGCAGCCTGGAACAGTGGGCTGCTGTTTATGTGCATGAGGCAAGAACCCACCAGCGCAAAGATGCTGATCTCTGTAAAGAGGCGGTTTATGGCCTGCCGGAATGGCATGGAGCTGAGATTGCCGAAGCCAGGCTGGTTGCGGCTCCTGGTTGTTTCCCTACCACCAGCCTTCTGCCTTTGCTGCCATTCCTCAAGCAGGGCTTGATTGACACCGAAGGTTTGATCATTGATGCCAAAACAGGCACCTCCGGTGGAGGTCGGGCTGCCAAGGAGCATCTGCTGCTGGCCGAAGCATCAGAGTCGATCAGTCCCTACGGCGTCGTGGGTCATCGCCACACGTCGGAAATCGAACAGCTCGCCAGCAGCGTGGCGGGATGCCCCATTCAGATTCAGTTCACCCCCCATCTCGTGCCAATGGTCAGGGGTCTTCTTTCAACGGTGTACGCACGATTGAGGGATCCCGGGCTCACCGCTGAAGACTGCACAACCGTCCTCAAAGCGGTTTATCGCCATCACCCCTGCGTCCGCGTGTTGCCTGTTGGCACCTATCCAGCCACCAAATGGGCCAAGCACACCAACCAGGCTCTTCTTTCCGTTCAGGTGGATGGCCGCACCGGACGTCTCGTGTTGATGAGTGCTGTTGACAACTTGATGAAAGGGCAGGCTGGCCAAGGGGTGCAGTGTCTGAATCTGATGGCGGGACTCACGGTCAGTGATGGACTTCCACTGGCACCCTTCTATCCCTGA
- a CDS encoding M61 family metallopeptidase → MADVHVALDLRSPASQLLWVELQWSPAQPRQTWTLPVWTPGSYTVRDPSQHLHSLSVEQAGQPLVSRRRSPETWELQCRVSEPITLRYALEARQLTVRTNHLDPVFASLCLSAVVMLVEGQRWNRHLLQVLLPPSWSVVCPLPQDNGTFVAEDFDHLVDAPVHAGELHVETLNVREVSHQLVLIGTPPAGWSSTLPAEIEAICSSVCTLMDSDPPSREPYQLVLQLLDQGYGGLEHDNSSVMQFPWTRLLEEGGTRSLLQLIGHEYLHQWNVRRLRPSEYVPYRYDKPVISEGLWFAEGITSYFDLALTLLSGFSSRLDLLEDLAADLSHVLLNPGTGIQSLADSSREAWVRLYKQSPANARSQISYYKLGTALAFCLDVRLRQAGGSLARSLRLLWSRLGLHGRGYTRRDLMDVIGSTSPELASQLPTWLDNCGSIPIESCLKELGLELQPVMAAHPDAGWTLHENDGSVWIVRTVSSGAAESAGLVAGDELLAIRNWRCQNLQRSQQLLHGADQCQVFYSRRGRIASTELSLKKAGVERHRLAWDPGATREARLLRDQWFQII, encoded by the coding sequence ATGGCCGACGTTCACGTTGCGCTCGATCTCCGTTCTCCCGCTTCACAGCTTCTCTGGGTCGAGCTCCAGTGGAGTCCTGCTCAACCTCGGCAGACCTGGACTCTGCCGGTGTGGACCCCCGGTTCCTACACCGTCAGGGACCCCTCCCAGCATCTTCACAGCCTCTCCGTTGAGCAGGCCGGTCAGCCCCTGGTTTCCCGTCGCCGATCACCGGAGACATGGGAGCTGCAATGCCGTGTTTCAGAACCGATCACCTTGCGTTACGCGCTGGAAGCGAGGCAGCTGACCGTCCGCACCAATCACCTCGATCCGGTGTTCGCATCACTCTGCCTTTCCGCAGTGGTGATGTTGGTGGAGGGTCAACGCTGGAATCGACACCTGTTGCAGGTGTTGCTCCCTCCTTCCTGGTCTGTGGTTTGTCCGTTGCCGCAGGACAACGGCACCTTTGTGGCCGAGGACTTCGACCATCTGGTCGACGCACCTGTCCATGCCGGCGAGCTTCATGTCGAGACGCTGAACGTGAGGGAGGTTTCTCATCAACTGGTGTTGATCGGCACTCCACCTGCTGGCTGGTCGAGCACGCTGCCAGCGGAGATCGAAGCCATCTGCTCGTCGGTCTGCACTCTGATGGACTCGGACCCGCCTTCCCGAGAGCCTTATCAGCTTGTGCTGCAACTGCTGGATCAGGGTTACGGAGGCCTGGAGCACGACAACTCCTCAGTCATGCAGTTCCCTTGGACACGCTTACTCGAAGAGGGAGGGACCCGCAGTTTGTTGCAGCTGATCGGCCACGAATATCTTCATCAGTGGAACGTTCGACGACTCCGGCCGAGCGAATACGTTCCCTATCGCTACGACAAGCCCGTCATCAGTGAGGGCCTCTGGTTTGCTGAAGGCATCACCAGCTACTTCGACCTGGCTCTGACTCTGCTCTCAGGTTTTTCCAGCCGTCTGGATCTGCTCGAGGATCTGGCCGCGGATCTCTCTCACGTGCTTCTCAATCCAGGGACAGGCATCCAGTCTCTCGCCGACAGCTCACGGGAGGCCTGGGTACGCCTCTACAAGCAGTCCCCTGCGAATGCCCGCAGTCAGATCAGTTATTACAAACTGGGAACCGCACTCGCCTTCTGTCTTGATGTGCGCCTGCGCCAGGCGGGTGGATCCCTGGCTCGGAGCCTGCGTCTGCTGTGGTCACGGCTGGGTCTTCATGGTCGGGGGTACACGCGCCGGGATCTGATGGATGTCATCGGTTCCACCTCGCCTGAACTGGCTTCCCAACTCCCCACCTGGCTGGATAACTGCGGCTCGATACCGATCGAGTCGTGTCTGAAGGAACTGGGTCTCGAGCTCCAGCCTGTGATGGCAGCTCATCCCGATGCGGGATGGACCCTGCATGAAAACGACGGAAGTGTCTGGATTGTTCGCACGGTCTCGTCTGGGGCAGCTGAATCTGCTGGCCTGGTCGCCGGCGATGAACTGCTGGCCATCCGAAACTGGCGTTGCCAAAACCTGCAACGCAGCCAGCAGCTGCTGCATGGTGCTGATCAATGTCAGGTGTTCTATAGCCGTCGTGGCCGGATCGCCAGCACGGAGCTATCCCTGAAGAAGGCCGGAGTGGAACGACACCGCCTGGCCTGGGACCCTGGTGCGACCAGGGAGGCTCGTTTGCTCCGCGATCAATGGTTCCAGATCATCTGA
- the murQ gene encoding N-acetylmuramic acid 6-phosphate etherase: MASPSEDRGYLLTEQVNPASDQLDQLSTDALVDLFIDEDLKPQQAVFGARRSLSLAIDAIAERLQRSGRLFYLGAGTSGRLGVLDAAECPPTFCSPPELVQGILAGGAPALLRSSEGLEDLESAAVSDLQERGFGSEDCLVGIAAGGTTPYVRGGLSYAKELGALTIAMACVPSEQAPLPCAIDVRLLTGPELLTGSTRLKAGTATKMALNILSTGVMVRLGKVYGNRMVDVAASNSKLVDRSMRILRDLLGVKREVALGLLERAQGSVKRALLMGSCNLGAGEADALLEAHGADLRAAIVSQGQSLPVQGSTLPQ; encoded by the coding sequence TTGGCGTCTCCTTCGGAAGACCGTGGCTATCTGCTCACCGAACAGGTGAATCCTGCCAGTGATCAACTCGATCAGCTGTCAACCGATGCACTGGTCGACCTGTTCATCGATGAGGACCTCAAGCCCCAGCAGGCCGTGTTTGGCGCAAGAAGATCTCTGAGCCTGGCGATCGACGCCATTGCTGAGCGACTGCAGCGGAGCGGCCGTTTGTTTTATCTGGGTGCTGGAACTTCAGGGCGACTTGGAGTTCTGGATGCTGCCGAATGTCCACCCACCTTCTGCAGCCCTCCAGAGCTTGTTCAGGGAATCCTTGCCGGAGGTGCTCCGGCGCTGTTGCGAAGTTCCGAGGGTCTTGAAGATCTTGAATCTGCTGCGGTGAGTGATCTTCAGGAACGTGGTTTTGGCTCGGAGGATTGTCTGGTCGGCATCGCCGCTGGAGGAACGACGCCCTATGTCCGAGGTGGACTCAGCTACGCCAAAGAGCTCGGCGCGCTCACAATTGCCATGGCCTGTGTTCCCTCGGAACAGGCCCCTTTGCCTTGCGCGATTGACGTCCGACTGCTGACAGGCCCCGAGCTGTTGACAGGGTCAACACGTCTGAAAGCCGGAACAGCGACAAAAATGGCCCTCAATATCCTCTCAACAGGAGTCATGGTGCGGCTTGGCAAGGTCTATGGCAACAGGATGGTCGACGTTGCCGCCAGCAACAGCAAACTTGTTGACCGCTCCATGCGGATTCTCAGGGATCTTCTTGGCGTGAAACGCGAGGTGGCTCTCGGCTTGCTGGAACGCGCCCAGGGATCCGTGAAACGCGCACTGCTGATGGGAAGCTGCAATTTAGGGGCCGGCGAAGCTGATGCTCTGCTTGAAGCTCATGGAGCTGATCTGAGGGCAGCGATAGTCAGTCAGGGACAGTCGCTCCCGGTTCAGGGCTCAACACTTCCCCAGTAG
- the purN gene encoding phosphoribosylglycinamide formyltransferase has protein sequence MPAQSDPSQTDSECYPALIVPTIGTWPRFDSPLRLGVMASGTGTNFEALHDAIACGGLDAQIRLLVVNNPGCGASERASRLGIRCELRDHRLFASREAMDQELVRTFQSENIEAVVMAGWMRIVTPVLIDAYPGRLINIHPSLLPSFRGMDAIGQCLTSGVTVAGCTVHEVLNDVDAGPILAQAAVPVLPGDDRETLKRRIQRQEHRLLPWATAMAGQRWRSARNTQG, from the coding sequence ATGCCCGCGCAATCTGACCCTAGCCAGACGGACAGCGAGTGTTACCCCGCGTTGATCGTTCCGACCATCGGGACATGGCCCAGGTTTGATTCACCCTTGCGACTGGGGGTGATGGCCTCAGGCACAGGAACAAATTTCGAGGCACTTCATGACGCCATCGCCTGCGGCGGCCTCGATGCCCAAATCCGTCTTCTGGTGGTGAACAATCCCGGCTGTGGGGCAAGCGAGAGAGCCAGCCGCCTGGGTATCCGCTGTGAGCTCCGAGACCACCGCCTATTCGCCAGCAGAGAAGCCATGGATCAGGAGCTGGTGCGCACGTTCCAATCCGAGAACATTGAGGCCGTTGTGATGGCCGGTTGGATGCGCATCGTCACTCCTGTGCTGATCGATGCGTACCCGGGCCGATTGATCAACATCCATCCATCCCTTCTCCCATCCTTTAGAGGCATGGATGCGATCGGTCAGTGTCTGACGTCAGGTGTGACCGTTGCCGGTTGCACGGTGCACGAGGTGCTGAACGATGTGGATGCGGGGCCAATCCTGGCTCAGGCTGCCGTTCCAGTCCTTCCCGGTGACGACAGGGAGACACTCAAGCGCCGCATTCAGAGGCAGGAACACCGACTGCTTCCCTGGGCGACGGCCATGGCTGGGCAACGCTGGAGATCAGCGAGGAACACTCAGGGATAG
- the ribBA gene encoding bifunctional 3,4-dihydroxy-2-butanone-4-phosphate synthase/GTP cyclohydrolase II — translation MFDSIPDALAAIRNGECIVVVDDERRENEGDLICAAQFATPEQINFMATDARGLICLAMEGERLDALDLPLMVDRNTDSNQTAFTVSIDAGPENGVSTGISADDRSRTIQVAIQPGSKPSDLRRPGHIFPLRARPGGVLKRAGHTEAAVDLAQMSGLYPSGVICEIQNPDGSMARLPELKIYARERGLKLISIEDLIRYRLENERFVVRSAQCSLPTEFGSFLAIGYSNQLDGSEHVALVKGDPNNLSEPVLVRMHSECLTGDAFGSMRCDCRAQLHMAMKHIEKEGEGVVVYLRQEGRGIGLINKFKAYSLQEGGLDTVEANEKLGFAPDLRNYGVGAQILSDLGIHRLNLLTNNPRKIAGLGGYGLEVVNRVPMKAPVGDFNARYLATKKEKLGHLLDPIEFGSHWVLCLDSSSTDDGVLSELLHRVEQLSETSGLQLQAEQGPRLLALWERPRFVWSLQGSDPDSASIKAMLVTMAGWPETSRLGLLHTVNEQQITHPPQTLERKELKRSSLVDAKQETAWFPEGNQAALIHWS, via the coding sequence ATGTTTGATTCGATTCCCGATGCACTCGCCGCCATCCGCAATGGAGAGTGCATTGTTGTCGTGGACGATGAACGTCGGGAAAACGAGGGGGATCTGATCTGTGCAGCCCAGTTCGCCACCCCTGAACAGATCAATTTCATGGCCACGGACGCGCGTGGGCTGATCTGTTTAGCCATGGAGGGAGAGCGCCTGGACGCGCTTGATCTGCCGCTGATGGTGGATCGCAATACCGATTCCAATCAGACGGCCTTCACCGTGAGCATCGATGCGGGCCCCGAAAATGGAGTCTCCACAGGGATCTCCGCCGACGATCGTTCGCGCACGATCCAGGTGGCAATCCAACCGGGTTCCAAACCATCGGATCTGCGCAGGCCCGGTCACATCTTCCCGCTCAGAGCTCGCCCAGGAGGTGTTCTCAAGCGTGCAGGACACACCGAAGCCGCAGTGGATCTTGCCCAGATGTCGGGCCTCTATCCATCCGGTGTCATCTGTGAGATTCAAAACCCGGACGGCTCGATGGCACGGCTTCCGGAACTGAAGATCTATGCACGCGAACGCGGTCTGAAGCTGATCAGCATTGAAGACCTGATTCGCTACCGGCTCGAAAACGAACGCTTTGTGGTGCGATCGGCTCAGTGCTCACTGCCCACGGAATTTGGTTCGTTCCTCGCCATCGGTTACTCCAATCAGCTTGATGGCAGTGAACATGTCGCACTGGTCAAGGGCGATCCCAACAACCTGAGCGAACCCGTGCTGGTGCGGATGCATTCCGAATGCCTCACCGGTGATGCCTTCGGATCAATGCGTTGTGACTGCCGTGCTCAGCTGCATATGGCAATGAAGCACATCGAAAAGGAAGGCGAAGGAGTTGTGGTCTATCTGCGTCAGGAGGGACGGGGCATCGGTCTGATCAACAAGTTCAAGGCCTACAGCCTGCAGGAAGGCGGCTTGGACACGGTTGAAGCCAACGAAAAGCTGGGTTTTGCCCCTGACCTGCGCAACTACGGAGTCGGCGCACAGATTCTCAGTGACCTGGGAATTCACCGGCTCAATTTGCTCACCAACAACCCCAGAAAAATCGCAGGCCTGGGTGGCTATGGGCTTGAGGTGGTGAATCGTGTGCCGATGAAAGCACCTGTCGGTGACTTCAATGCCAGATATCTGGCCACCAAAAAAGAGAAGCTTGGGCATCTGCTGGATCCGATCGAATTCGGCTCTCACTGGGTCCTCTGTCTCGACAGCAGCTCAACCGATGACGGCGTTCTCTCTGAGCTGCTGCACCGTGTGGAACAGCTCAGCGAGACAAGCGGCCTTCAGCTGCAGGCTGAACAGGGTCCCCGCCTCCTGGCATTGTGGGAGCGCCCACGCTTCGTGTGGTCGTTGCAGGGATCAGATCCTGACTCAGCCTCAATCAAGGCGATGCTGGTGACCATGGCGGGCTGGCCGGAAACATCACGGCTAGGTCTCCTGCACACGGTGAACGAACAGCAGATCACTCACCCACCGCAGACCTTGGAGCGCAAGGAACTGAAACGCAGCTCACTCGTCGATGCGAAGCAGGAAACCGCCTGGTTCCCCGAAGGAAACCAGGCCGCATTGATTCACTGGTCCTGA
- a CDS encoding N-acetylmuramoyl-L-alanine amidase translates to MVPDHLNHAWQKAIGLLRHPGAGILLATTSTLVLVLSLVGFTAEKSTERTARKPSLLDLLDEVARDSDPKKVLPGQQPDAPQAESWTSPLAQQCSGIDQSMRSRLLAKRRKLPQLRQSIPADPTNYGDRFRSNPWGQAINPAPRVVVLHETVYSLSSAVNTFLTPHPRDEDQVSYHTLVGLDGSIVDVVDPLKRAYGAGYSAFLGEWAVTNAEFDGSVNNFALHLSLETPDDGHGTHGDHSGYTTAQYDALALVLDGWLERFEIDPAAITTHRHVDLGGARADPRSFSWSDLQNRLAALGRLCQS, encoded by the coding sequence ATGGTTCCAGATCATCTGAATCATGCGTGGCAGAAGGCAATCGGCCTGCTGCGCCATCCAGGAGCCGGAATTCTGCTGGCGACAACATCCACCCTGGTGCTGGTGCTGTCGCTGGTGGGATTCACCGCGGAAAAGTCCACCGAACGCACCGCTCGCAAGCCTTCCCTGTTGGATCTCCTTGATGAAGTCGCTCGCGACTCTGATCCGAAAAAGGTCCTGCCCGGACAGCAACCCGATGCTCCGCAAGCTGAGTCCTGGACATCTCCTCTGGCCCAACAGTGTTCGGGCATTGATCAGTCGATGCGCAGTCGACTGTTAGCCAAGCGCCGCAAACTCCCTCAGCTGCGCCAATCGATTCCCGCCGACCCAACCAACTACGGAGACCGCTTCCGCAGCAATCCCTGGGGCCAGGCCATCAACCCTGCTCCAAGGGTCGTGGTTCTGCATGAAACGGTCTATTCCCTCAGTTCGGCGGTGAACACATTCCTCACCCCCCATCCCCGTGATGAGGATCAGGTCAGCTACCACACGTTGGTTGGCCTCGATGGATCGATCGTGGATGTGGTGGATCCACTCAAGCGGGCTTATGGCGCTGGATACTCAGCATTCCTCGGCGAGTGGGCCGTCACCAATGCCGAGTTTGATGGCTCTGTCAACAACTTTGCCCTGCATCTGAGTCTTGAAACACCGGATGACGGGCATGGCACCCATGGCGACCACAGCGGTTACACGACCGCTCAGTACGACGCCCTTGCCCTCGTACTGGACGGCTGGCTGGAACGCTTTGAGATCGATCCTGCAGCGATCACAACCCACCGACATGTTGACCTGGGTGGAGCCAGGGCGGATCCCCGCAGCTTTTCTTGGTCCGATCTCCAGAATCGCCTTGCAGCTCTGGGAAGGCTCTGCCAGTCGTAG
- a CDS encoding peptidylprolyl isomerase, whose product MSTDAGDIKLEMFDQDAPNTVANFVKLARDGFYDGLAFHRVIDGFMAQGGCPNSREGSRGTPGTGGPGYMIDCEINSNKHVPGALSMAHAGRNTGGSQFFIVHDAQPHLDGVHTVFGLTGDMDVVMAIKNGTRIQKVTVQDQ is encoded by the coding sequence ATGTCCACGGACGCCGGCGATATCAAGCTGGAGATGTTCGACCAGGACGCTCCCAACACCGTTGCCAATTTTGTCAAGCTGGCGCGCGATGGCTTTTATGACGGGCTGGCCTTTCACCGGGTGATCGACGGTTTCATGGCTCAGGGTGGATGCCCCAACAGCCGCGAGGGTTCACGAGGAACCCCCGGCACCGGCGGTCCCGGATACATGATCGATTGTGAAATCAACAGCAATAAGCATGTTCCCGGCGCGTTGTCGATGGCTCATGCCGGTCGCAACACAGGCGGCAGCCAGTTCTTCATCGTCCATGACGCTCAGCCTCACCTGGATGGTGTGCACACTGTCTTCGGCCTGACCGGTGATATGGACGTGGTCATGGCCATCAAGAACGGCACAAGGATTCAGAAGGTCACCGTTCAGGACCAGTGA
- a CDS encoding DUF3110 domain-containing protein gives MLVHVLLYDAGQDSEGIHSLELSGQTVVLMFENRDDADRYAGLLEAQDFPTPSVEALDREEIELFCREAGYEARFVSDGFVPKSDDERLMLAPPSANRDVANWQEQDSEQDAAQAQGRASQDESSVPDLDDVRRRLEGLL, from the coding sequence ATGTTGGTTCACGTGCTCCTGTACGACGCAGGACAGGACAGCGAAGGCATTCACTCCCTCGAACTCTCAGGTCAGACGGTGGTGCTGATGTTTGAGAACCGCGACGATGCCGATCGCTATGCCGGACTTCTGGAAGCTCAGGACTTTCCGACTCCCAGCGTTGAAGCTCTCGATCGTGAAGAGATCGAGTTGTTCTGCCGTGAAGCGGGTTATGAGGCCCGATTCGTTTCCGATGGTTTTGTTCCGAAGTCGGACGATGAACGCCTGATGCTCGCCCCACCGAGTGCCAATCGTGATGTGGCCAATTGGCAGGAGCAGGATTCGGAACAGGATGCAGCCCAGGCGCAGGGACGCGCATCCCAGGACGAATCCTCCGTACCGGATCTTGATGATGTGCGTCGTCGTCTGGAGGGCCTTCTTTAG